From the genome of Dryobates pubescens isolate bDryPub1 chromosome 5, bDryPub1.pri, whole genome shotgun sequence, one region includes:
- the SNAP23 gene encoding synaptosomal-associated protein 23 has protein sequence MDDLSPEEIQLRANQVTDESLESTRRILGMAVEAQDVGIKTITMLDEQGEQLNRIEEGMDQINKDMREAEKTLTELNKCCGLCVCPCNRTKNFEASKAYRTTWGDGTENSSDHVISMQPRRINQQQPQTSRGPSGGYITRITNDAREDEMDENLAQVGNILGNLKTMALDMGNEIDAQNKQIDRINVKADTNRERIEQANVRAKKLIDN, from the exons ATGGATGATTTATCGCCTGAAGAAATTCAGCTGAGGGCCAACCAGGTCACGGATGAG TCTTTGGAAAGCACAAGGAGGATTCTTGGCATGGCTGTTGAG GCCCAGGATGTTGGCATCAAAACTATCACCATGCTGGATGAACAGGGAG AACAACTAAATCGCATAGAAGAAGGCATGGACCAGATAAATAAGGATATGAGAGAAGCCGAGAAGACATTGACGGAGCTCAACAAATGTTGTGGTCTCTGTGTTTGTCCTTGTAACAG GACGAAGAACTTTGAGGCTAGCAAGGCATACAGAACAACCTGGGGAGACGGAACTGAGAACTCATCAGATCATGTGATATCCATGCAGCCGAGAAGAATcaatcagcagcagcctcagactTCCAGAGGACCAAGTGGTGGATACATTACAAG GATAACAAATGATGCCAGAGAAGATGAAATGGATGAAAATCTTGCTCAAGTGGGAAACATTCTTGGGAATTTGAAAACCATGGCTTTGGATATGGGCAATGAGATCGATGCCCAGAATAAACAAATAGACCGGATAAACGTAAAG GCTGATACAAACAGGGAACGCATTGAGCAAGCCAACGTCAGAGCCAAGAAACTAATTGACAACTGA